The following proteins are co-located in the Eubalaena glacialis isolate mEubGla1 chromosome 14, mEubGla1.1.hap2.+ XY, whole genome shotgun sequence genome:
- the KCNG3 gene encoding potassium voltage-gated channel subfamily G member 3 isoform X1, with protein MTYRRSGAASVVLNVGGARYSLSRELLKDFPLRRVSRLHGCRSERDVLEVCDDYDRERNEYFFDRHSEAFGFILLYVRGHGKLRFAPRMCELSFYNEMIYWGLEGAHLEYCCQRRLDDRMSDTYTFYTAEEPGALGRDEARPGGAEAAPSRRWLERMRRTFEEPTSSLAAQILASVSVVFVIVSMVVLCASTLPDWRAAAADNRSLDDRSRYSAGPGREPSGIIEAICIGWFTAECIVRFIVSKNKCEFVKRPLNIIDLLAITPYYISVLMTIFTGENSQLQRAGVTLRVLRMMRIFWVIKLARHFIGLQTLGLTLKRCYREMVMLLVFICVAMAIFSALSQLLEHGLDLETSNKDFASIPAACWWVIISMTTVGYGDMYPITMPGRILGGVCVVSGIVLLALPITFIYHSFVQCYHELKFRSARYSRSLSAEFLN; from the exons ATGACCTACAGGCGCAGCGGGGCGGCCTCGGTGGTGCTGAACGTGGGCGGCGCCCGGTACTCGCTGTCCCGGGAGCTACTGAAGGACTTCCCGCTGCGCCGCGTGAGCCGGCTGCACGGCTGTCGCTCGGAGCGCGACGTGCTCGAGGTGTGCGACGACTACGACCGCGAGCGCAACGAGTACTTCTTCGACCGGCACTCGGAGGCCTTCGGCTTCATCCTGCTCTACGTGCGCGGCCACGGTAAGCTGCGCTTCGCGCCGCGGATGTGCGAGCTCTCCTTCTACAATGAGATGATCTACTGGGGCCTGGAGGGCGCGCACCTCGAGTACTGCTGCCAGCGCCGCCTCGACGACCGCATGTCCGACACCTACACCTTCTACACGGCCGAAGAGCCGGGCGCGCTGGGCCGCGACGAGGCGCGACCCGGCGGTGCCGAGGCGGCCCCCTCCCGGCGCTGGCTGGAGCGCATGCGGCGGACCTTCGAGGAGCCCACGTCGTCCCTGGCCGCGCAGATCCTGGCCAGCGTGTCGGTGGTGTTCGTGATCGTGTCCATGGTGGTGCTGTGCGCCAGCACACTGCCCGACTGGCGCGCCGCGGCGGCCGACAACCGCAGCCTGGATGACCGGAGCAGGTACTCCGCCGGCCCTGGGAGGGAGCCCTCCGG GATAATTGAAGCTATCTGCATAGGTTGGTTCACTGCGGAATGCATTGTGAGGTTCATCGTCTCCAAAAACAAGTGTGAGTTTGTCAAGAGACCCCTGAACATCATTGATTTACTGGCAATCACGCCATATTACATCTCCGTGTTAATGACAATATTTACGGGCGAGAACTCTCAACTGCAGAGGGCTGGAGTCACCTTGAGGGTGCTTAGAATGATGAGGATTTTTTGGGTGATTAAGCTTGCCCGTCACTTCATTGGTCTTCAGACACTTGGTTTGACTCTCAAACGATGTTACCGAGAGATGGTTATGTTGCTTGTCTTCATTTGTGTTGCCATGGCAATCTTTAGTGCACTTTCTCAGCTTCTTGAACATGGGTTGGACCTGGAAACATCCAACAAGGACTTCGCCAGCATCCCtgctgcctgctggtgggtgatTATCTCTATGACTACAGTTGGCTATGGAGATATGTATCCTATCACAATGCCTGGAAGAATTCTTGGAGGAGTTTGTGTTGTCAGTGGAATCGTTTTATTGGCATTACCTATCACTTTTAT
- the KCNG3 gene encoding potassium voltage-gated channel subfamily G member 3 isoform X2 codes for MTYRRSGAASVVLNVGGARYSLSRELLKDFPLRRVSRLHGCRSERDVLEVCDDYDRERNEYFFDRHSEAFGFILLYVRGHGKLRFAPRMCELSFYNEMIYWGLEGAHLEYCCQRRLDDRMSDTYTFYTAEEPGALGRDEARPGGAEAAPSRRWLERMRRTFEEPTSSLAAQILASVSVVFVIVSMVVLCASTLPDWRAAAADNRSLDDRSRIIEAICIGWFTAECIVRFIVSKNKCEFVKRPLNIIDLLAITPYYISVLMTIFTGENSQLQRAGVTLRVLRMMRIFWVIKLARHFIGLQTLGLTLKRCYREMVMLLVFICVAMAIFSALSQLLEHGLDLETSNKDFASIPAACWWVIISMTTVGYGDMYPITMPGRILGGVCVVSGIVLLALPITFIYHSFVQCYHELKFRSARYSRSLSAEFLN; via the exons ATGACCTACAGGCGCAGCGGGGCGGCCTCGGTGGTGCTGAACGTGGGCGGCGCCCGGTACTCGCTGTCCCGGGAGCTACTGAAGGACTTCCCGCTGCGCCGCGTGAGCCGGCTGCACGGCTGTCGCTCGGAGCGCGACGTGCTCGAGGTGTGCGACGACTACGACCGCGAGCGCAACGAGTACTTCTTCGACCGGCACTCGGAGGCCTTCGGCTTCATCCTGCTCTACGTGCGCGGCCACGGTAAGCTGCGCTTCGCGCCGCGGATGTGCGAGCTCTCCTTCTACAATGAGATGATCTACTGGGGCCTGGAGGGCGCGCACCTCGAGTACTGCTGCCAGCGCCGCCTCGACGACCGCATGTCCGACACCTACACCTTCTACACGGCCGAAGAGCCGGGCGCGCTGGGCCGCGACGAGGCGCGACCCGGCGGTGCCGAGGCGGCCCCCTCCCGGCGCTGGCTGGAGCGCATGCGGCGGACCTTCGAGGAGCCCACGTCGTCCCTGGCCGCGCAGATCCTGGCCAGCGTGTCGGTGGTGTTCGTGATCGTGTCCATGGTGGTGCTGTGCGCCAGCACACTGCCCGACTGGCGCGCCGCGGCGGCCGACAACCGCAGCCTGGATGACCGGAGCAG GATAATTGAAGCTATCTGCATAGGTTGGTTCACTGCGGAATGCATTGTGAGGTTCATCGTCTCCAAAAACAAGTGTGAGTTTGTCAAGAGACCCCTGAACATCATTGATTTACTGGCAATCACGCCATATTACATCTCCGTGTTAATGACAATATTTACGGGCGAGAACTCTCAACTGCAGAGGGCTGGAGTCACCTTGAGGGTGCTTAGAATGATGAGGATTTTTTGGGTGATTAAGCTTGCCCGTCACTTCATTGGTCTTCAGACACTTGGTTTGACTCTCAAACGATGTTACCGAGAGATGGTTATGTTGCTTGTCTTCATTTGTGTTGCCATGGCAATCTTTAGTGCACTTTCTCAGCTTCTTGAACATGGGTTGGACCTGGAAACATCCAACAAGGACTTCGCCAGCATCCCtgctgcctgctggtgggtgatTATCTCTATGACTACAGTTGGCTATGGAGATATGTATCCTATCACAATGCCTGGAAGAATTCTTGGAGGAGTTTGTGTTGTCAGTGGAATCGTTTTATTGGCATTACCTATCACTTTTAT